In Daucus carota subsp. sativus chromosome 4, DH1 v3.0, whole genome shotgun sequence, one DNA window encodes the following:
- the LOC108216613 gene encoding uncharacterized protein LOC108216613, translating into MCEEPLKNQLSPLADLSQVNMCSESLPLITSPRVSFSRDLDEEETVVAEMEEDQEDSSSMEVSDMFDDDHGQQFDFSFSDSFTFEPSSSSADELFSDGLIRPLQLEEKFVTSSNHTSLLPPLTRIASTDDDKGSDQSSSKEPNTPMTAESSSATTKPDDVESDQKNQSRSKPFWNIKRSSSVHIDNSHKKSSFWSLPHMLRSNSTGSAPSTRQVSKENKKQSLQKQLKGSAGSSSFYMYQLSQKPPLKRNHGGSHGNGVWTNPVLNVPPPYIAKGTANLFGITSLFKEKKGIKQTKK; encoded by the coding sequence ATGTGTGAAGAACCcttaaaaaatcaattaagtCCCCTTGCAGATTTATCACAAGTAAATATGTGTTCAGAGAGTTTACCCTTGATCACAAGTCCTCGAGTATCGTTTTCTCGTGATCTTGATGAAGAAGAAACTGTAGTGGCGGAGATGGAAGAGGATCAAGAAGATTCTTCATCTATGGAGGTCTCGGATATGTTTGATGATGATCATGGCCAACAATTTGATTTTTCTTTCAGTGATAGTTTCACATTTGAGCCCTCTTCTTCGTCTGCTGATGAGCTTTTCTCCGATGGCCTAATTCGGCCCCTTCAACTTGAAGAAAAATTTGTAACTTCTTCCAACCATACTTCACTACTTCCTCCACTAACTCGTATCGCTTCAACAGATGATGACAAAGGTTCAGATCAATCATCATCCAAGGAGCCTAATACCCCGATGACCGCGGAGTCTAGTTCTGCTACTACAAAACCAGATGATGTTGAATCTGATCAAAAGAATCAGTCCAGGAGCAAACCCTTTTGGAATATCAAGAGAAGTAGCAGTGTTCACATTGATAACTCCCACAAAAAGAGCTCATTTTGGTCCTTGCCACATATGTTAAGAAGCAACTCTACAGGATCTGCTCCAAGTACAAGACAAGTCTCTAAGGAAAACAAGAAGCAGAGTCTGCAAAAACAGTTAAAGGGTTCAGCAGGATCATCTAGTTTTTATATGTATCAGTTATCTCAGAAGCCTCCTTTGAAGAGGAATCATGGAGGGTCTCATGGTAATGGGGTTTGGACTAATCCTGTGCTTAATGTTCCTCCTCCTTATATTGCCAAAGGAACTGCTAATCTCTTTGGTATTACTTCTTTGTTCAAGGAAAAGAAAGGAATTAAGCAGACTAAGAAATAA